A single region of the Marmota flaviventris isolate mMarFla1 chromosome 10, mMarFla1.hap1, whole genome shotgun sequence genome encodes:
- the LOC114105404 gene encoding aflatoxin B1 aldehyde reductase member 4: MLLIASRAVGRAAVRAASGLDRSGALTVIMSQPPPSPRAASGARARPATVLGTMEMGRRMDAPASAKAVRAFLERGHTELDTAFMYCDGQSENILGGLGLGLGGGDCRVKIATKANPWDGKSLKPDSLRSQLETSLKRLQCPRVDLFYLHAPDHGTPVEETLRACHQLHQEGKFLELGLSNYAAWEVAEICTLCKSNGWILPTVYQGMYNATTRQVETELFPCLKHFGLRFYAYNPLAGGLLTGKYKYQDKDGKQPLGRFFGNSWAETYRNRFWKEDHFKAIALMEKALQATYGTSAPSMTSAALRWMYHHSQLQGAQGDAVILGMSSLEQLEQNLAAAEEGPLEPAVVDAFDQAWHLVAHECPNYFR, encoded by the exons ATGCTGCTCATAGCTTCCCGAGCCGTGGGCCGCGCTGCGGTCCGCGCTGCGAGTGGTTTGGATCGGTCGGGCGCTCTCACTGTCATCATGTCCCAGCCACCGCCGTCTCCTCGGGCTGCCTCGGGCGCCCGGGCCCGACCTGCCACGGTGCTGGGCACCATGGAGATGGGTCGCCGCATGGACGCGCCCGCCAGTGCCAAGGCAGTGCGCGCCTTCTTGGAGCGCGGCCACACCGAACTGGACACGGCCTTCATGTACTGCGACGGCCAGTCTGAGAACATCCTGGGTGGCCTGGGGCTCGGGCTGGGCGGCGGCGATTGTCGAG TGAAAATTGCCACGAAAGCCAACCCTTGGGATGGAAAGTCACTGAAGCCTGACAGTCTCCGGTCCCAGCTGGAGACATCACTGAAGCGGCTGCAGTGTCCCCGAGTGGACCTCTTCTATTTGCATGCACCTGACCACGGCACCCCCGTGGAGGAGACGCTGCGTGCCTGCCACCAGCTGCACCAGGAG GGCAAGTTCCTGGAGCTTGGCCTGTCCAACTATGCCGCCTGGGAGGTGGCTGAGATCTGTACCCTGTGCAAGAGCAACGGCTGGATCCTGCCGACCGTGTACCAG GGCATGTACAACGCCACCACGCGGCAGGTGGAAACAGAGCTCTTCCCCTGCCTCAAGCACTTTGGACTGCGATTCTATGCCTACAACCCTTTGGCTG GGGGCCTGCTGACCGGCAAGTACAAGTACCAGGACAAGGACGGGAAACAACCGCTGGGCCGCTTCTTCGGGAACAGCTGGGCTGAGACCTACAGGAATCG CTTCTGGAAGGAGGACCACTTCAAGGCCATTGCCCTGATGGAGAAGGCCCTGCAGGCCACCTATGGCACCAGCGCCCCCAGCATGACCTCGGCCGCCCTGAGGTGGATGTACCACCACTCGCAGCTGCAG GGCGCCCAGGGGGACGCGGTCATCCTGGGCATGTCCAGCCTGGAGCAGCTGGAGCAAAACTTGGCTGCAGCTGAAGAAGGGCCCTTGGAACCAGCTGTTGTGGACGCTTTTGATCAAGCCTGGCACCTGGTTGCTCATGAGTGTCCCAACTACTTCCGCTAG
- the Slc66a1 gene encoding lysosomal amino acid transporter 1 homolog isoform X2 — MVRRKLGPGNFSSCPNGSSQWIWDVFGECAQDAWDEASVGLGLISIFCFAASTFPQYIKACKTGNMDQALSLWFLLGWIGGDSCNLIGSFLADQLPLQTYTAIYYVLADLMMLTLYFHYKFKKRPSLLSAPINSVLLFILGTVCTMPLLRGTSPVAAQREVFRGRTLLSVEPGNKPFTKQEIIGFVIGSISSVLYLLSRLPQIRTNPSWPPVPTEVNPGHFLLAVRAGDAGEHAVWTECAAQKPRGRPERGQLPAAPPALARGQPGRAAA; from the exons ATGGTCCGGAGGAAACTGGGCCCTGGCAACTTCTCCAGCTGCCCCAATGGATCCAGCCAGTGGATATGGGATGTGTTCGGCGAATGTGCCCAGGACGCCTGGGACGAGGCCAGCGTGGGCCTGGGCTTGATCTCCATTTTCTGCTTTGCAGCATCCACCTTTCC CCAGTACATCAAGGCCTGCAAGACCGGCAACATGGACCAGGCCCTGTCCCTGTGGTTCCTCCTCGGCTGGATTGGCGGAGATTCCTGCAACCTCATCGGCTCCTTTCTGGCTGACCAGCTGCCCCTGCAG ACCTACACAGCTATCTATTACGTCCTGGCCGACCTGATGATGCTGACGCTGTACTTCCACTACAAGTTCAAGAAGCGGCCCTCTCTCT TATCTGCGCCCATCAATTCTGTGCTCCTGTTCATCTTGGGGACCGTGTGTACCATGCCACTACTGAGGGGCACCAGCCCTGTGGCTGCCCAGAGGGAGGTCTTCCGGGGGAGGACACTCCTGTCTGTGGAGCCAGGCAATAAG CCCTTCACGAAACAGGAGATCATTGGCTTTGTTATCGGCTCCATCTCCAGCGTGCTGTACCTGCTGTCCAGGCTGCCCCAGATCCGCACCAAC ccctcttggcCCCCAGTTCCTACGGAAGTCAACCCAGGGCATTTCCTACTCGCTGTTCGCGCTGGTGATGCTGGGGAACACGCTGTATGGACTGAGTGTGCTGCTCAAAAACCCCGAGGTCGGCCAGAGCGAGGGCAGCTACCTGCTGCACCACCTGCCCTGGCTCGTGGGCAGCCTGGGCGTGCTGCTGCTTGA
- the Slc66a1 gene encoding lysosomal amino acid transporter 1 homolog isoform X1 translates to MVRRKLGPGNFSSCPNGSSQWIWDVFGECAQDAWDEASVGLGLISIFCFAASTFPQYIKACKTGNMDQALSLWFLLGWIGGDSCNLIGSFLADQLPLQTYTAIYYVLADLMMLTLYFHYKFKKRPSLLSAPINSVLLFILGTVCTMPLLRGTSPVAAQREVFRGRTLLSVEPGNKPFTKQEIIGFVIGSISSVLYLLSRLPQIRTNFLRKSTQGISYSLFALVMLGNTLYGLSVLLKNPEVGQSEGSYLLHHLPWLVGSLGVLLLDTVISF, encoded by the exons ATGGTCCGGAGGAAACTGGGCCCTGGCAACTTCTCCAGCTGCCCCAATGGATCCAGCCAGTGGATATGGGATGTGTTCGGCGAATGTGCCCAGGACGCCTGGGACGAGGCCAGCGTGGGCCTGGGCTTGATCTCCATTTTCTGCTTTGCAGCATCCACCTTTCC CCAGTACATCAAGGCCTGCAAGACCGGCAACATGGACCAGGCCCTGTCCCTGTGGTTCCTCCTCGGCTGGATTGGCGGAGATTCCTGCAACCTCATCGGCTCCTTTCTGGCTGACCAGCTGCCCCTGCAG ACCTACACAGCTATCTATTACGTCCTGGCCGACCTGATGATGCTGACGCTGTACTTCCACTACAAGTTCAAGAAGCGGCCCTCTCTCT TATCTGCGCCCATCAATTCTGTGCTCCTGTTCATCTTGGGGACCGTGTGTACCATGCCACTACTGAGGGGCACCAGCCCTGTGGCTGCCCAGAGGGAGGTCTTCCGGGGGAGGACACTCCTGTCTGTGGAGCCAGGCAATAAG CCCTTCACGAAACAGGAGATCATTGGCTTTGTTATCGGCTCCATCTCCAGCGTGCTGTACCTGCTGTCCAGGCTGCCCCAGATCCGCACCAAC TTCCTACGGAAGTCAACCCAGGGCATTTCCTACTCGCTGTTCGCGCTGGTGATGCTGGGGAACACGCTGTATGGACTGAGTGTGCTGCTCAAAAACCCCGAGGTCGGCCAGAGCGAGGGCAGCTACCTGCTGCACCACCTGCCCTGGCTCGTGGGCAGCCTGGGCGTGCTGCTGCTTGACACTGTCATATCCTTCTAg
- the Slc66a1 gene encoding lysosomal amino acid transporter 1 homolog isoform X3, whose protein sequence is MDQALSLWFLLGWIGGDSCNLIGSFLADQLPLQTYTAIYYVLADLMMLTLYFHYKFKKRPSLLSAPINSVLLFILGTVCTMPLLRGTSPVAAQREVFRGRTLLSVEPGNKPFTKQEIIGFVIGSISSVLYLLSRLPQIRTNFLRKSTQGISYSLFALVMLGNTLYGLSVLLKNPEVGQSEGSYLLHHLPWLVGSLGVLLLDTVISF, encoded by the exons ATGGACCAGGCCCTGTCCCTGTGGTTCCTCCTCGGCTGGATTGGCGGAGATTCCTGCAACCTCATCGGCTCCTTTCTGGCTGACCAGCTGCCCCTGCAG ACCTACACAGCTATCTATTACGTCCTGGCCGACCTGATGATGCTGACGCTGTACTTCCACTACAAGTTCAAGAAGCGGCCCTCTCTCT TATCTGCGCCCATCAATTCTGTGCTCCTGTTCATCTTGGGGACCGTGTGTACCATGCCACTACTGAGGGGCACCAGCCCTGTGGCTGCCCAGAGGGAGGTCTTCCGGGGGAGGACACTCCTGTCTGTGGAGCCAGGCAATAAG CCCTTCACGAAACAGGAGATCATTGGCTTTGTTATCGGCTCCATCTCCAGCGTGCTGTACCTGCTGTCCAGGCTGCCCCAGATCCGCACCAAC TTCCTACGGAAGTCAACCCAGGGCATTTCCTACTCGCTGTTCGCGCTGGTGATGCTGGGGAACACGCTGTATGGACTGAGTGTGCTGCTCAAAAACCCCGAGGTCGGCCAGAGCGAGGGCAGCTACCTGCTGCACCACCTGCCCTGGCTCGTGGGCAGCCTGGGCGTGCTGCTGCTTGACACTGTCATATCCTTCTAg